A single genomic interval of Halococcus sediminicola harbors:
- a CDS encoding carbohydrate ABC transporter permease has translation MPSPDRTSVRRSVRSRLGDLRARFTGDSDAETAVRTDGGATVSRGSADTGSSSRLRSLRNSRFVGSLPFWLPPFLLMGLFVYGAIGWNFLISLTDMEGFGSPDYSALDFQQYVDLLGSEAFINAARNTFVLLVAFTILCLVVGLVLAILLDRTLRFQNTFRTLYLLPFSLSFVVTAQLWAWMYDIDNGIVNSVVGVVGLRPDWIGNPQLVLGAVIFALVWQFSGYAMVVFLAGLQAIPDEHFEAARIDGASTIRMYWRVIIPQLRGSVISALVVLMIAALKAFDFLYALFGQYRPAAGADILATLMVREAYSNQNWAYGSAIAIVLYVLALLVVIPYLYSQHRRGAL, from the coding sequence ATGCCGTCTCCGGATCGAACTAGCGTGCGACGGTCGGTCCGCTCGCGGCTCGGCGATCTCCGCGCCCGGTTCACGGGCGACTCCGACGCCGAGACCGCGGTTCGTACCGATGGCGGGGCGACCGTGAGCCGTGGCTCGGCCGACACGGGATCGTCGAGTCGGCTGCGCTCGCTGCGCAACAGCCGGTTCGTCGGCTCGCTCCCGTTCTGGCTGCCGCCGTTCTTGCTGATGGGGCTGTTCGTCTACGGGGCCATCGGCTGGAACTTCCTCATCTCGCTGACGGACATGGAGGGGTTCGGCAGTCCGGACTACTCCGCGCTCGACTTCCAGCAGTACGTCGACCTCCTCGGGAGCGAGGCGTTCATCAACGCCGCGCGCAACACGTTCGTCCTGTTGGTCGCGTTCACGATCCTCTGTCTCGTGGTCGGGCTGGTGCTCGCGATCCTGCTCGACCGGACGCTGCGATTCCAGAACACGTTCCGGACGCTGTACCTGCTACCGTTCAGTCTCTCGTTCGTCGTGACCGCCCAGCTCTGGGCGTGGATGTACGACATCGATAACGGCATCGTCAACTCCGTCGTGGGCGTCGTCGGACTGCGCCCGGACTGGATCGGCAATCCACAGCTCGTGCTCGGGGCGGTCATCTTCGCGCTGGTCTGGCAATTCAGCGGCTACGCGATGGTGGTCTTTCTCGCCGGGTTGCAGGCGATTCCCGACGAGCACTTCGAGGCGGCGCGCATCGACGGCGCGAGCACGATCAGGATGTATTGGCGGGTCATCATCCCCCAGCTCAGGGGGTCGGTCATCAGCGCACTCGTGGTGCTGATGATCGCCGCGCTCAAAGCGTTCGACTTCCTCTACGCGCTGTTCGGCCAGTACCGGCCCGCTGCGGGGGCCGACATCCTCGCGACGCTGATGGTTCGTGAGGCGTACTCGAACCAGAACTGGGCGTACGGCTCGGCGATTGCCATCGTGCTCTACGTC
- a CDS encoding ABC transporter substrate-binding protein: MSDSESSYSRRRYLKGTAATSAAAMAGLAGCVGGSGGGGNGSGGNNSSGGGSSGGGELQVLHGWTGGDGKKAINNLIKKFEKAHSDVNTDFQAIGGGGNTNLDTTISNRAQNGNLPSSWADWPGNNLVQFTSAGLLGDVSNDVWTKDLKQNYSKEAKTYSQVGESSKSVGSGPYVAVPIGSHRMNDLFYNVSVVEEAGVDPSSFSKPSDLTAALKTVEQNTDAVGMAQGLEAPFTTLQLWEVVMQGQAGYQGFMDYVNGKGDEKAVRKAFKTVQNYFDHINDDASSIGFTQANQKLMNGEAAFMHNGNWVAGSYRNQKNFEYEKDWNNVSFPGTDDMYGMHLDSFPFPADGPAPEAAKTFLSYVGTTEAQVAFNQYKGSIPPRTDAPTDKFDPYLTQTIKDYNSVSHKPPTIAHGLAVLPDVHSDIDGVITNEFLGSGNLDSATKGMLDAVSGSN; encoded by the coding sequence ATGTCCGACTCCGAATCGAGCTACTCGCGGCGCAGGTATCTGAAGGGCACAGCGGCAACGAGCGCCGCCGCCATGGCCGGTCTGGCTGGCTGTGTCGGTGGTAGCGGTGGCGGCGGGAACGGCAGCGGCGGGAACAACAGCAGCGGTGGCGGCTCGTCGGGTGGTGGCGAGCTACAGGTCCTTCACGGCTGGACCGGCGGCGACGGCAAGAAGGCCATCAACAACCTCATCAAGAAGTTCGAGAAAGCCCACTCCGACGTCAACACCGACTTCCAGGCCATCGGTGGTGGCGGCAATACAAATCTCGATACGACCATCTCGAACCGCGCACAGAACGGCAACCTCCCCAGTTCGTGGGCCGACTGGCCCGGCAACAACCTCGTCCAGTTCACCAGCGCCGGGCTTCTCGGCGACGTCAGCAACGACGTCTGGACCAAGGACCTCAAGCAGAACTACTCGAAGGAGGCAAAGACCTACTCGCAGGTCGGCGAGAGCTCGAAATCCGTCGGCTCCGGACCATATGTGGCAGTACCGATCGGCTCTCACCGGATGAACGATCTCTTTTACAACGTCTCGGTCGTCGAGGAAGCCGGTGTCGACCCGTCGAGCTTCTCGAAACCGAGCGATCTGACGGCCGCACTCAAGACGGTCGAGCAGAACACCGACGCCGTCGGCATGGCACAGGGCCTCGAAGCACCGTTCACGACGCTCCAGCTCTGGGAAGTCGTCATGCAGGGCCAGGCCGGCTATCAGGGCTTCATGGACTACGTCAACGGCAAGGGCGACGAGAAGGCCGTTCGGAAGGCGTTCAAAACGGTTCAGAACTACTTCGACCACATCAACGACGACGCTTCGAGCATCGGCTTCACGCAGGCCAACCAGAAGCTCATGAACGGCGAGGCGGCGTTCATGCACAACGGCAACTGGGTCGCCGGCTCCTACCGCAACCAGAAGAATTTCGAGTACGAGAAGGACTGGAACAACGTCTCCTTCCCGGGCACCGACGACATGTACGGGATGCACCTCGATTCGTTCCCGTTCCCCGCCGACGGACCGGCACCGGAGGCCGCGAAGACGTTCCTCTCGTACGTGGGTACGACCGAGGCGCAGGTCGCGTTCAACCAGTACAAGGGGTCGATCCCGCCGCGCACCGACGCCCCGACCGACAAGTTCGACCCGTATCTCACCCAGACCATCAAGGATTACAACAGCGTCTCGCACAAGCCGCCGACCATCGCCCACGGACTCGCGGTGTTGCCCGACGTCCACTCGGACATCGACGGCGTGATCACCAACGAGTTCCTCGGCTCGGGGAACCTCGATTCCGCAACCAAGGGGATGCTCGATGCCGTCTCCGGATCGAACTAG
- a CDS encoding mandelate racemase/muconate lactonizing enzyme family protein, protein MGIDYADLHDPNAEYTMRDLSSGTMGVRAKRGGGRDVEITDVQTTMVDGNFPWTLVRVYTDAGIVGTGEAYWGAGVPEIIARMKPFVMGENPLDIDRLFEHLVQKMSGEGSIGGTVVTAISGIEIALHDLAGKILELPAYQLLGGKYRDSVRVYCDCHAGEEADPESNADEAERVVEELGYDALKFDLDVPSGHEKDKANRHLRNPEIEHKVDIVRTVTERLDGRADAAFDCHWAFTGGSAKRIARAIEDLDVWWLEDPVPPENHDVQREITASTTTPIAAGENVYRKHGYRRLLEEQAVDVVAPDLPKMGGMRETRKVADMADSYYVPVAMHNVASPVGTMASAQVGAAIPNSLAVEYHSYQLGWWADLVEESVISEGAIEIPEQPGLGLTLDMNTVSEHMVEGEELFDAA, encoded by the coding sequence ATGGGCATTGATTACGCCGACCTACACGATCCGAACGCCGAGTACACGATGCGCGACCTCTCGTCGGGGACGATGGGCGTCAGAGCGAAACGCGGCGGCGGGCGCGACGTCGAGATTACCGACGTGCAGACGACGATGGTCGACGGCAACTTCCCGTGGACTTTGGTGCGAGTGTACACCGACGCGGGCATCGTCGGCACGGGCGAGGCCTACTGGGGCGCTGGCGTGCCGGAAATCATCGCCCGGATGAAACCCTTCGTGATGGGCGAGAACCCCCTCGACATCGACCGTCTGTTCGAACATCTGGTCCAGAAGATGTCCGGCGAGGGGTCGATCGGGGGCACCGTCGTGACCGCCATCTCGGGCATCGAGATCGCGCTGCACGACCTCGCGGGCAAGATCCTCGAACTACCGGCCTATCAACTCCTCGGTGGAAAGTACCGCGATTCGGTGCGCGTCTACTGTGACTGTCACGCCGGCGAGGAGGCGGATCCCGAGTCGAACGCCGACGAGGCAGAGCGCGTCGTCGAGGAGTTGGGCTACGACGCGCTCAAGTTCGACCTCGACGTGCCGTCGGGCCACGAGAAAGACAAAGCGAATCGCCACCTCCGAAACCCCGAAATCGAGCACAAGGTCGACATCGTTCGGACCGTCACGGAACGGTTGGATGGGCGGGCCGACGCCGCCTTCGACTGTCACTGGGCCTTCACTGGTGGCAGCGCCAAACGCATCGCGCGGGCCATCGAAGACCTCGACGTGTGGTGGCTCGAAGACCCCGTTCCGCCGGAGAACCACGACGTCCAGCGCGAGATCACGGCCAGTACGACCACCCCGATCGCCGCCGGCGAGAACGTCTACCGCAAGCACGGCTACCGCCGCCTCCTCGAAGAGCAGGCCGTCGACGTCGTCGCGCCGGATCTCCCGAAGATGGGCGGGATGCGCGAGACGAGAAAGGTCGCGGACATGGCCGACAGCTACTACGTGCCGGTGGCGATGCACAACGTCGCCTCCCCGGTGGGAACGATGGCGAGCGCACAGGTCGGTGCGGCCATCCCGAACTCGCTGGCCGTCGAATATCACTCCTATCAGCTCGGCTGGTGGGCGGACCTCGTCGAGGAGTCGGTCATCAGCGAGGGCGCGATCGAGATCCCCGAGCAACCGGGGCTGGGACTGACACTCGATATGAATACCGTTTCCGAGCATATGGTCGAGGGCGAGGAACTGTTCGATGCGGCGTAG